In one Dreissena polymorpha isolate Duluth1 chromosome 7, UMN_Dpol_1.0, whole genome shotgun sequence genomic region, the following are encoded:
- the LOC127838613 gene encoding uncharacterized protein LOC127838613 isoform X1 translates to MSFMKSFFKGIDEQMPNWLRLSNKEILGTGLQDMRTHVLKGSEISRGRCSGAPLTNDKLYAVLFVTTSFSIEIYDQVAILPTRSSQKDDTVCFIIDTFEDDEWAIFILLPEGVRDILHRFDMFKQIFQRYKIEIRPKGIGLSLKKSINVQSAENSMKLWNGDELFSYSVPKEASFWIKGDIVAKHEFFTSTATVETYISIPSPSVIMRSIFEEEWDIVATIRSKQDIMIGQFKLPVKNDVDARASLGGHGMRQLCGEYSNPKGLFITLSTSSNPFENIPVLSVLSIELMVKVYAFITISDNDEQPVYLPTSIIARMRTTSQILKNIQENTIPYIRGHEMIMKNFSTSALTYFAISTAKLTDVMNEAVAAIEIQTNLNAWIVQRITNIWENEYLMFKRSVQKFSESIEFNARAMAFNLSKVLENTISDVSYSFSEIITTISNELVSGFSDFSGIGLKFSGGINVFGLPITDLDFEIVKSVGHVGKCSRFKEVFELFEDEDAYRIFGKFKTFISLGRFIRINRGGLGCAINKDGTKIQGRFHAEFSILFQSVFTDVFFNNNGLFMYYEILLANLFKTDLSVHAAWGSSWNELTFEVKATFRADGSGDGSFQDSYSSAITRAISDMADIASERIASAKNEINNAQRSIDRAKQWLSSKQREVRSANEEFDKAISKLEDAKSALEHAKKPFQQALEKVENAQQKLDRLCKLKDCKQICVPGIRLTTCTRSVWGGKISYPCTQWSGCIYSFSDPVCIAENLACSVIRAPAVLVLEGAELLLRVPMLLFDLAKAAVSVAQVVVDKSRVVLLAAENLLEIAKISMDATSAVLESAKQALEALNFVLRLGVAAINYIIENGIDAIVEIRNCGFETAIRTKDVGIFDIFCEINPFRLGWKKLRLKVNINDMVRSIWNAAKATAETILNMLTGRKKRAVEFNTKSAFYTLLRKARHIDLSNSTFKEFINQSIDTVSTTMGFRKSDAADDYDYRTEIFKTKCEIFSKVWLYLMEATYVAFNVSSGTEGEFFEPESLTKYSNITNRTLSLYDIGVDINVAATEFNMSISDLELLLEEARKNISSDNQLVEIQEMSNVYSKVMTSQKNETSTMEITMFWVHIMDNISRDYYEESTCINFMDCMHYSITILYELFDGENITNMEQSLETISEIENLLLNITTEHKITSNEVFKIANNLNANLTLLKELNMFCSTPPVMQSQLQNQTGSTGTRITLLCDVTGNPMPSVTWYKKTNLLVNETLKTLTIQNASSDDAGVYHCLSSNIVATIASNDAWIHVLEPEEAEVPTVIDKPENEDQHEDTVVVATSTAVAGVAAIVLAVVVTYLYRRSRCQMFKVRQPKIAMRTQQAE, encoded by the exons ATGTCTTTTATGAAGTCGTTTTTCAAGGGTATTGATGAACAAATGCCAAACTGGTTGAGACTTTCCAATAAAGAAATATTAGGAACAGGATTACAGGACATGCGCACACATGTACTCAAAGGAAGTGAAATTTCCAGAGGAAGGTGCAGCGGCGCACCACTCACAAACGACAAGTTGTATGCAGTGTTGTTCGTTACCACCAGCTTTTCTATTGAAATATACGACCAGGTTGCAATACTTCCCACTAGGTCATCACAAAAAGACGACACAGTATGTTTTATTATCGATACATTTGAAGACGATGAGTGGGCAATTTTCATTCTTCTTCCAGAAGGTGTGCGAGATATCTTGCACCGGTTCGACATGTTCAAGCAGATCTTTCAGCGATATAAAATTGAGATTCGTCCGAAAGGAATCGGTTTGtctttgaaaaaatcaataaacgtGCAAAGTGCGGAGAACAGTATGAAGCTTTGGAATGGTGACGAACTTTTCAGTTATAG TGTTCCAAAAGAAGCTTCGTTTTGGATTAAAGGCGATATTGTAGCGAAACATGAATTCTTTACTTCCACAGCCACGGTTGAAACTTACATATCTATACCCTCTCCTTCTGTC ATTATGCGATCAATTTTTGAAGAAGAATGGGACATTGTCGCCACTATACGTTCTAAACAAGACATAATGATTGGACAATTTAAATTACCAGTAAAAAATGATGTCGACGCACGTGCATCCTTAGGCG GTCATGGGATGCGACAGTTGTGCGGGGAGTATTCAAATCCAAAAGGGTTGTTTATCACTTTATCAACAAGTAGCAACCCATTTGAAAACATTCCAGTATTGAGTGTTTTATCGATCGAGTTGATGGTAAAAGTGTACGCATTTATAACCATATCAGACAACGATGAACAACCTGTGTATTTACCGACGTCAATTATTGCCCGGATGAGAACGACATCGCAAATTCTAAAAAATATTCAGGAAAATACTATTCCATACATTCGAGGacatgaaatgattatgaaaaatttctcaacttctgctttaacatattttgcaattTCAACAGCCAAACTAACAGACGTGATGAACGAGGCTGTCGCGGCGATAGAAATTCAAACAAATTTGAACGCCTGGATAGTACAGAGAATCACCAATATTTgggaaaatgaatatttaatgttCAAACGTTCCGTTCAAAAGTTTTCGGAAAGCATTGAATTTAATGCTCGAGCGATGGCATTTAACTTGAGCAAAGTACTGGAGAACACCATTTCTGATGTATCATATTCGTTTTCAGAAATTATTACCACTATAAGTAATGAACTTGTAAGTGGTTTTTCTGACTTTTCTGGAATTGGTTTGAAATTCTCTGGTGGTATAAATGTTTTTGGGTTACCAATAACAGATCTAGACTTTGAGATTGTTAAGTCTGTTGGACATGTTGGAAAATGTAGTAGATTTAAAGAAGTATTTGAGCTGTTTGAAGACGAGGACGCATACCGCATTTTTGGCAAATTTAAAACTTTCATAAGTTTAGGAAGATTTATTAGGATTAATCGCGGTGGCTTGGGATGCGCTATAAATAAAGATGGCACTAAGATACAGGGTCGTTTTCATGCAGAGTTCTCTATTCTATTTCAGTCAGTGTTTACTGACGTTTTTTTCAACAACAATGGACTATTTATGTATTACGAGATACTTCTTGCAAATCTCTTTAAAACTGATTTGAGTGTTCATGCAGCTTGGGGCTCATCGTGGAATGAGTTGACCTTTGAAGTTAAGGCAACCTTCAGAGCGGACGGCAGCGGGGATGGTAGTTTCCAAGATAGTTATTCATCGGCTATAACACGAGCAATATCTGACATGGCAGACATAGCTTCCGAACGTATCGCGTCTGCTAAGAACGAAATCAATAATGCACAACGGTCCATAGATAGAGCAAAGCAATGGCTATCTTCCAAACAAAGAGAAGTTCGAAGTGCTAATGAAGAATTCGACAAAGCAATTTCGAAACTTGAAGATGCCAAATCTGCGTTGGAGCATGCTAAGAAACCATTTCAACAGGCATTGGAAAAAGTCGAGAATGCGCAACAAAAACTCGATCGACTTTGCAAACTGAAGGACTGTAAACAAATATGTGTGCCCGGCATCCGCTTGACAACATGTACACGATCCGTTTGGGGCGGAAAAATTTCCTATCCATGCACCCAGTGGAGTGGCTGTATTTATAGTTTTTCTGACCCTGTGTGTATTGCTGAAAATTTAGCATGTAGCGTAATAAGGGCACCTGCAGTACTTGTTCTCGAAGGTGCTGAACTACTTCTTAGAGTTCCAATGCTCCTATTTGACTTAGCAAAAGCTGCCGTATCTGTAGCGCAGGTTGTTGTAGACAAATCACGAGTTGTTCTTTTGGCTGCAGAAAATCTTTTGGAGATTGCTAAAATAAGCATGGATGCAACGTCCGCTGTTCTTGAATCAGCAAAACAAGCCTTAGAAGCTTTGAATTTTGTACTACGTCTAGGTGTTGCGGCAATAAATTACATCATAGAGAACGGTATTGATGCAATCGTTGAGATTCGGAACTGTGGCTTTGAAACGGCGATACGTACAAAAGATGTcggaatatttgatattttttgcgAAATAAACCCATTTAGGTTAGGATGGAAAAAACTTCgtttaaaagtaaatattaacGACATGGTCAGAAGTATATGGAATGCAGCAAAGGCAACTGCTGAGACAATCTTAAATATGCTCACTGGTCGTAAGAAAAGAGCAGTAGAATTCAATACAAAGTCTGCCTTTTACACATTACTCCGGAAGGCAAGACATATTGACCTGAGCAATTCCACGTTTAAAGAATTTATTAACCAAAGTATTGATACTGTTTCAACTACGATGGGTTTCAGAAAGAGTGATGCTGCTGACGATTATGATTATAGGACAGaaatttttaaaaccaaatgtgAAATCTTCAGTAAAGTTTGGTTGTATCTAATGGAGGCAACGTATGTCGCTTTTAATGTAAGTTCTGGAACAGAAGGCGAATTTTTTGAGCCAGAGTCCCTCACTAAATACAGTAATATCACAAACAGGACGTTATCGCTTTACGATATTGGCGTTGATATCAACGTAGCAGCAACCGAATTTAATATGTCTATTTCCGATTTAGAGTTGTTGCTTGAAGAGGCACGCAAAAATATTTCCTCTGACAATCAACTTGTCGAAATACAAGAGATGTCAAATGTTTATTCAAAAGTTATGACATCACAAAAAAATGAAACATCGACAATGGAAATCACAATGTTTTGGGTTCATATCATGGATAACATCAGTCGCGATTATTATGaagaaagtacatgtattaatttcatGGACTGCATGCATTATTCAATAACCATATTATACGAACTGTTTGACGgagaaaatataacaaacatgGAACAAAGCTTGGAAACtatttctgaaattgaaaacctATTACTCAACATAACAACTGAACATAAAATTACTTCAAATGAAGTTTTCAAAATTGCAAATAATCTCAACGCAAATCTTACACTTCTGAAAGagttgaatatgttttgctcaACGCCTCCAGTAATGCAGTCGCAACTTCAAAACCAAACAGGCTCGACTGGAACCAGAATAACGCTGCTCTGTGACGTCACAGGCAATCCTATGCCATCTGTCACGTGGTATAAAAAGACAAACTTATTGGTGAATGAGACCCTTAAGACGTTGACAATCCAGAATGCTTCATCTGATGATGCAGGAGTGTATCACTGCTTGAGCAGCAACATCGTTGCAACCATCGCTTCCAACGACGCATGGATACACGTTTTAG AACCCGAGGAAGCGGAAGTACCCACTGTAATAGATAAACCCGAAAACGAAGACCaac ACGAAGACACCGTCGTCGTGGCAACATCGACCGCGGTTGCAGGAGTTGCAGCTATTGTCCTCGCTGTTGTTGTCACGTACCTATATAGGAGGTCGAGATGTCAGATGTTCAAAGTTAGGCAACCCAAAATAGCGATGAGGACTCAGCAAGCCGAGTAG